From the Limosilactobacillus panis genome, one window contains:
- the yicI gene encoding alpha-xylosidase gives MKFTNGLWLTKENFDINSPAQVYDYSISADHKKAEVFVPYHPADRRDQTTDIGATTINFTSPLKNVLGVKLTHFAQFPLKPSFHINDQQVTMDADIVKDDHFTLKTGDLSVTIPLGKQPFKMQFKGAGKLLTTSEPGMQAEITDRDTGKHYMREALDLDVGENVYGLGERFSHFVKNGQSVEIVNKDGGTGSQQTYKNIPFYITNHGYGVFVDEPETVSFEVASEYNDKVQFSVEGESIQYYIIYGPTPKDVLVNYTSLTGKPALPPAWSFGLWLTTSFTTDYSEKTVLNIIDKMKENNIPLDVFHFDCFWMKGFEWTSFEWDKDMFPDPAGLIKKIHDRGVKVCVWLNPYIGQKSRLFMEARNKGYLIKRPDGNPWQWDRWQAGNAFVDFTNPAAVKWYQGYLKDLLNMGVDAFKTDFGERIPVKDAVYYNGADPKRMHNYYTFLYNQTVFNAIKEVKGEKEAVVFARSATVGTQQFPVNWGGDSDSRYTSMAASLRGGLSFMSSGFGFWSHDIGGFNDHCPTDLYKRWTQFGLLSTHSRYHGSSEYRVPWHYGDEAVVVSRKFVKNKLALMPYLFEQAVETHENGYPMMRPMFVEFPSDESAAPLGSQYMLGSQLLVAPIFNDRSEGNYYLPAGKWTNILTNKSYDVAHGQWFKEHFDYMTLPLLARQNAILLEEPNAEHAKYDYLAASTLHVYQPTAGQHSQPLVDEEGNHQGEITVTIKDNKLTVDVSALKKLPTLYVHVNDEIKEFKLTDAHQTVQL, from the coding sequence ATGAAATTTACTAACGGTTTATGGCTGACCAAAGAAAATTTTGATATTAATTCACCCGCACAAGTATATGACTACAGTATCAGCGCGGACCACAAGAAGGCCGAAGTATTTGTTCCCTATCATCCCGCCGACCGTCGTGACCAGACGACTGACATTGGGGCAACCACCATTAACTTTACTTCCCCGTTGAAGAATGTATTAGGGGTAAAGTTAACTCACTTTGCTCAATTTCCACTTAAACCAAGTTTCCACATCAATGACCAACAAGTTACGATGGACGCTGATATAGTTAAAGATGATCATTTCACCCTCAAAACTGGTGATCTTTCTGTAACGATTCCCTTAGGCAAGCAGCCATTTAAGATGCAGTTCAAGGGGGCAGGCAAGCTCCTCACCACTTCTGAACCAGGGATGCAGGCTGAAATCACCGATCGTGACACCGGTAAACACTACATGCGTGAGGCCTTGGACCTCGATGTTGGTGAAAATGTCTACGGGCTCGGTGAGCGGTTCTCCCACTTTGTTAAGAATGGACAAAGCGTGGAAATCGTTAACAAGGATGGAGGTACTGGAAGCCAACAGACTTACAAAAACATCCCCTTCTACATCACCAACCATGGCTATGGTGTTTTTGTTGATGAACCCGAAACAGTATCATTCGAAGTGGCCTCTGAATATAACGACAAGGTTCAATTTAGCGTCGAAGGCGAAAGTATCCAGTACTATATTATCTATGGACCAACCCCGAAGGATGTCCTTGTCAACTACACCAGTCTGACTGGCAAGCCGGCCCTACCACCGGCCTGGTCATTTGGCCTCTGGTTAACAACCTCCTTTACGACTGATTACAGTGAAAAGACGGTTCTCAACATCATTGATAAGATGAAAGAAAATAACATCCCATTAGATGTCTTCCACTTCGACTGCTTCTGGATGAAGGGCTTTGAATGGACCAGTTTTGAATGGGATAAGGATATGTTCCCAGATCCTGCTGGCCTGATAAAGAAGATTCATGACCGTGGCGTCAAGGTTTGTGTCTGGCTCAACCCCTACATCGGCCAGAAATCCCGCCTCTTTATGGAGGCCCGGAATAAAGGCTACTTAATCAAGCGACCAGACGGTAATCCATGGCAGTGGGACCGCTGGCAAGCTGGTAACGCCTTCGTAGACTTTACGAATCCAGCTGCAGTCAAGTGGTATCAAGGCTACCTTAAGGACCTTCTCAATATGGGTGTTGATGCCTTCAAGACCGACTTCGGTGAACGAATTCCGGTTAAGGACGCGGTCTACTACAATGGTGCCGACCCAAAGCGGATGCACAACTACTACACCTTCCTTTACAATCAGACTGTCTTTAATGCTATTAAAGAAGTTAAGGGTGAAAAAGAAGCCGTAGTCTTTGCTCGTTCCGCAACCGTTGGTACTCAACAGTTCCCGGTTAACTGGGGTGGCGATAGCGATTCACGTTACACTTCTATGGCCGCTTCCCTTCGTGGCGGCCTGTCCTTCATGAGCTCCGGCTTTGGCTTCTGGAGTCATGACATCGGCGGTTTTAATGACCATTGCCCAACAGACCTTTACAAGCGGTGGACCCAGTTTGGCTTACTCTCCACTCATAGCCGTTATCATGGTAGTTCTGAATACCGGGTACCATGGCATTACGGGGATGAGGCAGTTGTAGTTTCCAGAAAGTTCGTCAAGAACAAGCTGGCTTTAATGCCATACCTCTTCGAACAAGCTGTTGAGACCCACGAGAATGGCTACCCGATGATGCGGCCAATGTTTGTAGAATTCCCTAGTGATGAATCTGCTGCCCCACTGGGCTCTCAATACATGTTGGGTTCTCAGCTGTTAGTCGCTCCAATCTTCAACGACCGTAGCGAAGGTAATTACTATCTCCCTGCTGGTAAATGGACAAATATTTTGACCAATAAGTCATATGACGTCGCTCATGGCCAATGGTTTAAAGAACATTTTGACTATATGACTCTGCCACTTCTGGCGCGGCAAAACGCCATCCTTCTTGAAGAGCCAAACGCTGAGCACGCCAAGTATGATTACCTAGCTGCCTCTACTCTCCATGTTTACCAACCAACCGCTGGTCAGCATAGCCAGCCATTGGTTGATGAGGAAGGGAACCACCAGGGTGAAATTACGGTTACCATTAAGGACAACAAATTAACCGTTGACGTCAGCGCTCTGAAGAAATTGCCGACCTTATACGTCCACGTTAATGATGAGATCAAGGAATTCAAACTGACTGATGCTCACCAGACCGTTCAATTATGA
- a CDS encoding MFS transporter — translation MDKASEKQTKMPNLVHWPERISYAATDFACNLSFGLISNFLMFFYTDAFGISAAAVGTLFLVARLVDAVDGPFWGIMIDHTHTRWGKSRPYWLWFAIPYSIFCVLVFSTPHMSLEGKIIWAYVTYIGVDVLYSSVNIPITSILPNLTNNPNERVTLSTIRQFFGTAGGTLVSVLALPMVNAFGHGNEQNGFFITSIILAIIGCVLLLNAFANTRERIQTKESKQALPIKTSLKALKHNWPWAVIIFINFIYWMGMQTRNQVTVYFFKYNMNAAWLTSIMLGLQLFALITVAITPWCSKKFGKRNTMLSGMLIAIIGQFVMWLGAKTASVPVIIAANIIVNLGTGLVSGLIAVMLADAVDYGEWKNGVRAEGIVTSFSSFSAKFGMGIGGAVTGWILSMGGYVANHAQTASSLNAITINYVWVPMVGFALSAIALIFYKVDSFEGKMQADLRAKHARENAENK, via the coding sequence ATGGATAAGGCTTCAGAAAAGCAAACAAAGATGCCTAACCTGGTTCATTGGCCAGAACGAATCAGTTACGCAGCAACTGACTTTGCCTGCAATTTGTCATTTGGTTTAATTTCTAACTTCCTGATGTTCTTCTACACTGATGCGTTTGGAATCTCAGCTGCGGCCGTCGGAACTCTGTTCCTGGTCGCACGGCTGGTTGATGCGGTCGATGGCCCCTTCTGGGGGATTATGATTGATCACACCCACACTCGGTGGGGTAAGTCACGGCCATACTGGTTATGGTTCGCCATCCCGTATTCCATCTTCTGTGTCCTGGTATTTTCTACGCCGCATATGAGTTTGGAAGGTAAGATTATTTGGGCCTACGTCACCTATATTGGCGTCGATGTTCTGTACTCATCAGTCAACATTCCAATTACGTCGATTCTGCCTAACCTGACCAACAACCCGAACGAGCGGGTAACATTAAGCACGATTCGGCAGTTCTTCGGTACTGCTGGTGGAACCCTGGTTTCCGTCTTGGCACTGCCAATGGTAAATGCCTTTGGTCATGGTAACGAGCAAAATGGGTTCTTCATTACTAGTATTATCCTAGCCATCATCGGCTGTGTTCTATTGCTTAATGCCTTTGCCAACACCCGTGAACGGATTCAGACGAAGGAATCTAAGCAGGCACTGCCAATCAAGACTTCCTTAAAGGCCTTGAAGCACAACTGGCCATGGGCGGTCATCATCTTTATCAACTTTATCTACTGGATGGGGATGCAAACCCGGAATCAAGTTACTGTCTATTTCTTCAAGTACAATATGAATGCTGCTTGGCTGACCTCAATCATGCTGGGGTTGCAACTGTTCGCGCTGATTACAGTTGCCATCACTCCATGGTGCTCAAAGAAGTTTGGCAAGCGTAACACGATGCTTTCCGGGATGCTAATTGCTATCATCGGCCAATTCGTTATGTGGCTTGGTGCAAAGACTGCTAGCGTACCCGTCATCATTGCCGCTAACATTATTGTTAACCTAGGGACCGGTTTGGTATCTGGTTTGATTGCCGTTATGCTGGCCGATGCCGTTGACTATGGTGAGTGGAAAAATGGTGTCCGGGCCGAAGGAATTGTTACCTCGTTCTCATCCTTCTCTGCTAAGTTTGGAATGGGAATCGGTGGTGCGGTCACCGGTTGGATCCTTAGCATGGGTGGCTACGTTGCCAACCACGCTCAGACCGCTTCCTCACTAAACGCCATTACAATTAACTATGTATGGGTACCAATGGTTGGCTTTGCCCTTTCTGCTATCGCTTTGATCTTCTACAAGGTTGACTCCTTCGAAGGTAAGATGCAGGCCGACTTACGGGCAAAGCACGCACGTGAAAATGCAGAAAACAAGTAA
- a CDS encoding sugar porter family MFS transporter codes for MKHKLSAGWIYFFAALGGLLFGYDTGSISGAILFIEKQLSLNSWQQGCVVSAVLLGAILGAITIGPFSDRFGRRKLLMFTSILFFIGALGSGLAPEFWTLIITRIILGLAVGAASALIPTYLAELAPVAKRGMMSGLFQLMVMTGLLLAYLLNFWLQGLYTGWRWMLGFAAIPAAILFCGAIILPESPRYLVRNDKESVAREVLMAMNSNDEQVVNGDIEDIKKQAAIKSGGWNELFGPIVHPALVAAVGLAIFQQVMGCNTVLYYAPTIFTDAGFGVHFALLSHIWIGIFNVIVTVIGIWLMNRVSRRKMLIVGGWLMAITLFIMCWGLMHSSESKFAADVAVLSMVVYIASFSGTWGPIMWTMIGEMFPLNIRGLGNSFSAGVNWTANMIVSLTFPPLLSFFGKGSLFIGYGIFCLLAIWFVHAKVFETQGKSLESIEQWLRDQAAKRQKANN; via the coding sequence ATGAAACACAAATTATCCGCCGGGTGGATATACTTTTTTGCCGCCCTTGGTGGTCTCTTATTCGGTTACGATACTGGTTCAATTTCTGGTGCCATTCTCTTTATTGAAAAGCAATTATCATTGAATTCGTGGCAACAGGGTTGTGTCGTTTCTGCTGTTTTGCTTGGTGCCATCCTCGGTGCCATCACGATTGGGCCTTTCTCTGACCGCTTTGGCCGGCGGAAACTATTAATGTTCACTTCCATTCTGTTCTTCATCGGGGCTCTCGGTTCTGGGTTAGCTCCGGAATTCTGGACACTGATCATCACGCGGATCATCTTAGGGTTAGCCGTTGGTGCGGCCTCTGCTTTGATTCCGACTTACCTTGCTGAATTGGCGCCGGTTGCTAAGCGGGGAATGATGTCCGGGCTCTTCCAGTTAATGGTTATGACCGGTTTGCTACTTGCTTACCTGCTTAACTTCTGGCTACAAGGACTCTACACTGGTTGGCGTTGGATGCTCGGTTTTGCTGCCATCCCAGCTGCCATCCTGTTCTGCGGTGCTATTATCTTGCCAGAATCACCACGTTACCTGGTTCGGAACGACAAGGAAAGCGTTGCCCGTGAAGTCCTGATGGCCATGAACAGCAACGACGAACAAGTTGTTAATGGTGATATCGAGGACATTAAAAAGCAGGCTGCTATTAAGTCCGGTGGTTGGAACGAATTATTCGGCCCAATCGTTCACCCCGCACTTGTCGCTGCCGTTGGTCTGGCAATTTTCCAACAGGTCATGGGATGCAATACCGTGCTTTACTACGCACCAACCATCTTTACTGATGCTGGCTTCGGTGTTCACTTTGCCCTCCTCTCGCACATCTGGATTGGGATCTTCAACGTTATCGTTACGGTCATTGGTATCTGGTTAATGAACCGGGTCAGCCGTCGTAAGATGTTAATTGTCGGTGGTTGGTTAATGGCCATCACCCTGTTCATCATGTGCTGGGGACTAATGCACTCCTCTGAGTCCAAGTTTGCTGCTGACGTTGCCGTTCTCTCAATGGTTGTTTATATTGCATCATTCTCTGGTACTTGGGGCCCAATCATGTGGACAATGATTGGTGAAATGTTCCCACTAAACATCCGTGGTTTAGGTAACTCCTTCTCCGCCGGTGTTAACTGGACCGCTAACATGATCGTTTCTTTGACCTTCCCACCGCTACTTAGTTTCTTCGGTAAGGGTTCGCTGTTCATCGGTTACGGTATCTTCTGTCTGTTAGCCATCTGGTTTGTCCACGCCAAGGTCTTCGAAACCCAAGGTAAGTCCCTTGAAAGTATCGAACAATGGCTTCGTGACCAAGCTGCTAAGCGACAAAAGGCTAACAACTAA
- a CDS encoding AraC family transcriptional regulator: MQKFVSIPTIESGLYMFGGHMHTVNGSWSFFEQRHQVFELMVVTEGHQITDFRDQAAVNMGPGDALIISPGTYHTNRNASAAAKMTYMCLHFDFEDTQIRSRMIGLIANKLFKAETPFAQLSNTTLSKIVDLSRDREHRNEFDTQVNIEIVLLKYLRDLNQLMGDVDYRHDMPYSNKEAKIGRDIVMAIENRVNNDDHSPSFNFGDICKELAISSGYGHRVFKKAYGITPLHFIDREKYKKAQRFLEYSGNSIEEIAYMVGAANISIFSKQFKKWSGYSPSEYRKQVIHKRSVRSKNNVGYFE, from the coding sequence ATGCAGAAATTTGTTTCGATTCCCACTATTGAGTCCGGCTTGTACATGTTTGGCGGTCATATGCATACTGTCAACGGTTCCTGGTCGTTTTTTGAGCAGCGCCACCAGGTCTTTGAGCTGATGGTTGTGACTGAAGGACACCAAATTACCGACTTCCGTGACCAAGCCGCTGTTAATATGGGACCGGGGGACGCCCTGATTATTTCCCCGGGGACTTACCATACCAACCGTAACGCTAGTGCCGCGGCCAAGATGACGTACATGTGCCTGCACTTTGACTTTGAAGATACCCAGATTCGTTCCCGGATGATTGGCTTAATTGCTAATAAGCTCTTTAAGGCGGAAACCCCGTTTGCCCAGTTGTCTAATACCACCCTTAGCAAGATTGTCGACCTCAGTCGGGATCGTGAGCACCGGAATGAGTTTGATACCCAGGTTAACATTGAAATTGTCCTTCTTAAGTACCTCCGTGATTTGAATCAGCTGATGGGGGATGTCGATTACCGCCATGACATGCCGTACAGTAACAAGGAAGCCAAGATTGGTCGTGATATCGTGATGGCAATTGAGAACCGGGTCAACAATGATGACCACAGCCCATCTTTCAATTTCGGTGATATTTGTAAGGAACTCGCCATTAGTAGTGGTTATGGCCACCGGGTATTTAAGAAGGCATACGGAATTACCCCGCTGCACTTCATTGACCGGGAAAAATATAAAAAGGCCCAGCGATTTTTAGAATATTCGGGAAATTCGATTGAGGAGATTGCTTACATGGTGGGGGCTGCCAACATCTCCATCTTCAGTAAGCAATTCAAGAAGTGGTCAGGCTATTCACCAAGCGAGTACCGAAAGCAGGTTATTCATAAGCGCTCGGTTCGTTCAAAGAACAATGTTGGCTACTTCGAATAG
- a CDS encoding MFS transporter: MEKTPAGKVDEFAKLSWRERIAYGAGDLAQNLIFGTIGSMLLFYLTTVFGISAAAGATIFLIVRWVNVFWDPWVGTVVDKSHFKHGGKYRPFLIYFGIPLTICCALVFLPIQAVRGNVIYAFVSYLATALIYSFVNIPYGSLNASLTRDNDEVSTLTTVRMTEANIGNLLVYTFLPLFVQLASPEKQLKGIGMFGIKLNLGNYASPHAAGAYFKVMAIYMIIGFIMLLCTYFGVKERVLPTAEETASVKFSDLWNELIDNKPLQILGWFFLIGFTFMFFGNTVWPFFVQYNIGHSEWMASINLIGSIPGIFLVFLWPIIRKKIGKKGFFYLFLILFIIGQLILWVWSFPAFKNNIALGYIGRFIMQWGITAATGYMWSLVPEVISYGEWHSKKRVAGIINSIMGLFFKIGLALGGIIPGYINAFCHFNGNNATQPKSALTGISISMIWIPIVLALVAMWIMSKYPLSDPEVDKINHEIENKRKQQANN, encoded by the coding sequence ATGGAAAAGACACCTGCTGGAAAAGTAGATGAGTTTGCGAAGTTATCATGGCGCGAACGAATTGCTTATGGTGCCGGAGACTTAGCGCAAAACCTAATCTTCGGAACAATCGGTTCAATGTTACTATTTTACTTAACAACGGTTTTCGGTATTTCTGCCGCTGCCGGGGCAACCATCTTCTTGATTGTCCGTTGGGTCAACGTTTTCTGGGACCCATGGGTTGGGACCGTTGTTGATAAGAGCCACTTCAAGCACGGTGGAAAGTACCGGCCATTTTTGATTTACTTTGGGATTCCACTGACAATCTGCTGTGCCTTAGTGTTCTTGCCAATTCAAGCTGTCCGGGGCAACGTTATTTACGCTTTCGTATCGTACCTGGCAACAGCCTTGATCTACTCATTCGTTAACATTCCATACGGTTCCTTGAATGCATCATTGACCCGTGATAACGATGAGGTTTCCACTTTAACAACTGTCCGGATGACTGAGGCCAACATTGGTAACCTGCTGGTTTACACATTCTTACCATTATTTGTTCAACTGGCTTCCCCAGAAAAGCAGCTGAAGGGTATCGGGATGTTCGGTATCAAGCTGAACTTAGGTAACTACGCTTCTCCACATGCTGCTGGTGCTTACTTTAAGGTTATGGCTATCTACATGATCATTGGTTTCATCATGTTATTATGTACTTACTTTGGTGTTAAGGAACGGGTTTTGCCAACCGCTGAAGAAACCGCTTCTGTTAAGTTTTCTGACTTGTGGAACGAATTGATTGATAACAAGCCATTGCAAATCTTGGGCTGGTTCTTCCTGATTGGCTTTACCTTCATGTTCTTTGGGAACACCGTATGGCCATTCTTCGTTCAATATAACATTGGTCACTCCGAATGGATGGCTTCAATCAACTTGATTGGGTCGATTCCAGGAATCTTCTTGGTATTCTTATGGCCAATCATCCGGAAGAAGATTGGTAAGAAGGGCTTCTTCTACCTCTTCTTAATCCTCTTTATTATCGGTCAATTGATACTGTGGGTATGGTCATTCCCTGCTTTCAAGAACAACATTGCCCTTGGTTACATCGGTCGTTTCATTATGCAATGGGGGATTACCGCTGCAACTGGTTACATGTGGTCACTGGTTCCAGAAGTTATTTCTTACGGAGAGTGGCATTCTAAGAAACGGGTTGCCGGAATCATTAACTCTATCATGGGTCTGTTCTTCAAGATTGGACTGGCCCTTGGGGGGATCATCCCAGGTTACATCAACGCCTTCTGTCACTTTAACGGTAATAACGCTACTCAACCAAAGTCAGCTTTGACTGGTATTTCAATCTCAATGATTTGGATTCCAATCGTTCTTGCCCTTGTTGCAATGTGGATTATGAGTAAGTACCCATTGAGTGACCCTGAAGTTGACAAGATTAACCACGAAATTGAAAATAAGCGGAAACAACAAGCAAACAACTAG
- a CDS encoding right-handed parallel beta-helix repeat-containing protein: MNIYVDINAPFSGEGSKDYPFRSIQAAADIAQPGDTVLVAPGTYRENVDPKHAGTKDARITYKSTVPLGAVISGAEKVDNWENVAGDVWKVAVPNSIFGDYNPYTTRVAGDWFDARIVAHTGEVYLNDVALYEVNSLDEVKQPVKNEKSWYPERTLYTWYAEQDEEADTTIIYANFQGKDPNKENVEINVRENCFYPQQEGIGYITLAGFGVTKAATQWAPPTAYQEGMIGPHWSKGWIIEDCDVSHSKCSGISLGKYLQPNNNNKWSKWKYKDGTQTERDAICQASYEGWDKEHVGSHIIRRNHIHDCGQTGIVGHLGGVFSTIEDNDIHDINVRQNLAGAEIGGIKMHAAIDVTYRHNHIHHCTRGLWLDWQAQGTRVTQNIFDHNSLPNDFKTTKDNLGDLLSGLGEDIWIEVSFGPTLIDNNLFLSDRSIRFAAQGVAFVHNLIAGSFTATGRGTDNNSVNLPSNRFTPYHEIHGTKVMGFMTIQHGDNKFYNNIFVQQHLRPEMQKIADAMKDKPDDWDDYNFEVGTKPFTDYPTFEEWDKQFDGYCGIYAPNSDHYYNHLPVWAVGNVYLNGAQATAKEKNPYVDSKDQVELALEEREDGLYLKTNLYDFVPEKTDSVISTKKIAMAFEPEEKYENPDGTPITFNHDFFGNHRDGVKVTAGPFASEKGVNNKLF; the protein is encoded by the coding sequence ATGAATATTTACGTTGACATCAACGCGCCGTTTTCTGGGGAAGGTTCAAAAGACTATCCTTTCCGTTCAATTCAAGCCGCTGCCGACATTGCTCAACCGGGGGATACAGTCTTAGTCGCTCCTGGGACTTACCGGGAAAACGTTGATCCTAAGCATGCCGGAACTAAGGATGCTCGGATTACTTACAAATCTACTGTTCCATTGGGTGCCGTTATTTCTGGTGCTGAAAAGGTAGATAACTGGGAAAACGTTGCCGGTGACGTTTGGAAGGTTGCAGTTCCTAACAGCATCTTTGGGGACTATAATCCATACACTACCCGGGTTGCTGGGGACTGGTTCGACGCGCGGATCGTTGCTCACACCGGTGAAGTATACCTGAACGACGTTGCTTTGTACGAAGTCAACAGCTTGGATGAGGTCAAGCAACCGGTCAAGAACGAAAAGTCATGGTATCCAGAACGGACCCTGTATACCTGGTACGCTGAACAGGATGAAGAGGCCGATACGACCATCATCTACGCCAACTTCCAAGGCAAGGATCCTAATAAGGAGAACGTTGAAATCAACGTCCGGGAAAACTGCTTCTATCCTCAACAAGAGGGAATTGGCTACATTACCTTAGCTGGTTTTGGGGTAACGAAAGCAGCTACCCAGTGGGCACCGCCGACAGCCTACCAAGAAGGAATGATTGGGCCCCACTGGTCTAAGGGTTGGATCATTGAAGACTGTGATGTTTCCCACTCCAAGTGTTCAGGGATTTCTTTAGGGAAGTACTTGCAACCAAATAACAATAACAAGTGGTCTAAGTGGAAGTACAAGGATGGTACCCAAACCGAACGGGACGCCATTTGCCAAGCTTCCTACGAAGGTTGGGATAAAGAGCACGTGGGCTCCCACATCATTCGCCGTAACCACATTCATGACTGCGGTCAAACGGGGATTGTTGGGCACCTGGGCGGTGTCTTCTCTACAATTGAAGATAACGATATTCACGACATTAACGTCCGTCAAAACCTAGCGGGGGCCGAAATCGGTGGAATCAAGATGCACGCCGCAATTGACGTTACCTACCGGCACAACCACATCCACCACTGTACACGGGGATTATGGCTAGACTGGCAGGCCCAAGGGACCAGGGTTACCCAGAACATCTTTGACCATAACAGTCTGCCAAACGACTTCAAGACCACTAAGGACAACCTTGGCGACTTGCTGAGCGGACTGGGTGAAGATATCTGGATTGAAGTTTCCTTTGGTCCAACGCTGATTGATAACAACCTCTTCTTATCTGACCGTTCGATTCGTTTTGCTGCCCAAGGGGTTGCCTTTGTCCACAACCTGATTGCTGGTAGTTTTACCGCTACTGGTCGGGGGACCGACAATAACTCAGTCAACCTGCCATCGAACCGGTTCACGCCATATCATGAAATTCACGGTACGAAGGTAATGGGCTTCATGACGATTCAGCACGGGGACAATAAGTTCTACAACAATATCTTCGTTCAACAACACCTGCGTCCTGAAATGCAAAAGATTGCTGATGCAATGAAGGACAAGCCAGATGACTGGGACGACTACAACTTTGAAGTTGGAACGAAGCCATTTACTGATTACCCGACTTTCGAGGAATGGGACAAGCAGTTTGACGGTTACTGTGGTATTTACGCACCAAACAGTGACCACTACTACAACCACTTGCCAGTTTGGGCTGTCGGGAATGTTTACCTGAATGGCGCCCAAGCAACGGCGAAGGAAAAGAACCCTTACGTAGACAGCAAGGATCAGGTTGAATTAGCCCTTGAAGAACGGGAAGATGGCCTTTATTTGAAGACCAACCTTTACGACTTTGTTCCTGAAAAGACCGATAGCGTAATCTCCACCAAGAAGATTGCGATGGCCTTCGAACCGGAAGAAAAGTACGAAAACCCAGATGGCACGCCAATTACCTTTAACCACGACTTCTTCGGTAATCACCGCGACGGTGTTAAGGTAACTGCTGGACCATTTGCAAGTGAAAAGGGAGTTAACAATAAGCTCTTCTAA
- a CDS encoding ROK family transcriptional regulator — translation MERDLTRLNNIKRVKQQLFNNAAISRADIARNTGLHKSTISSIFAELDQQGYIAHLGRGNSTEGGGRKPELFTINSHFGYVACFNITYDSLFVMFLYADGQEISFQRFPSHNHDILQIMDLINRELATVAKNNDTEHGLLGISFSIHAVVDQNKIIHSPYYATKGIDLQQYFADRYQVPVMIGNEANLAAIYERDYANQDSLANLVVLSIHRGPGIGVIANHKLFSGFHGMVGELGSVIIPNTRGELQEVGDYISVDDLVKRVSQTIGHHFSSLKEFYQVCTEPTAMVQQVLDVFADTVAQTLFNLQMLYGPERLFINSPLTENIPGLTKQIKAAAKKRKVQIPITPISGSKYVSLLGAGALMIRKVINLAEVNLQFQWSRGVG, via the coding sequence ATGGAGCGGGACCTTACCCGACTAAATAACATCAAACGCGTTAAACAGCAGCTCTTTAACAATGCTGCCATTTCACGAGCGGACATCGCCCGTAATACGGGACTGCATAAGTCCACAATCTCATCAATCTTTGCGGAACTAGACCAGCAAGGTTACATCGCCCACCTCGGCCGGGGAAATTCGACTGAAGGTGGTGGGCGGAAGCCAGAGCTCTTTACCATTAATAGTCATTTTGGTTATGTCGCCTGCTTCAACATAACTTATGATTCGTTATTTGTGATGTTTCTCTACGCCGATGGTCAGGAAATCTCCTTCCAACGTTTCCCTTCGCATAATCACGATATCCTTCAAATAATGGACCTGATCAACCGTGAACTCGCTACGGTGGCCAAGAATAATGATACCGAGCACGGCCTGCTAGGAATCAGCTTTTCAATTCACGCCGTTGTCGACCAGAACAAGATCATACATTCTCCCTACTACGCCACTAAGGGGATCGACCTCCAACAATACTTTGCCGACCGCTACCAGGTTCCCGTGATGATTGGAAACGAAGCCAACCTGGCGGCTATTTATGAGCGGGACTACGCCAACCAGGACAGTCTCGCCAACTTGGTTGTTTTAAGTATCCACCGGGGGCCCGGGATTGGGGTCATTGCTAACCATAAGTTATTCAGTGGCTTTCACGGGATGGTCGGTGAACTCGGTAGTGTCATTATCCCCAATACCCGTGGGGAACTCCAGGAGGTTGGTGACTACATCTCCGTCGATGACCTGGTCAAACGGGTCAGTCAGACGATTGGGCACCACTTTTCTTCATTAAAAGAGTTTTACCAAGTATGTACCGAACCAACGGCGATGGTTCAACAGGTACTCGACGTTTTCGCTGACACTGTTGCCCAAACTCTTTTCAACCTCCAAATGCTTTACGGTCCCGAAAGGCTCTTTATTAACTCCCCATTGACCGAAAATATCCCCGGCCTGACAAAGCAAATTAAAGCCGCCGCGAAAAAGCGGAAGGTTCAAATACCAATCACCCCAATCAGTGGTTCCAAGTACGTCTCCCTCCTTGGTGCCGGTGCCCTTATGATCAGAAAAGTAATTAACCTAGCAGAGGTCAACCTCCAGTTCCAGTGGTCACGAGGAGTTGGCTAA